The proteins below come from a single Gimesia alba genomic window:
- a CDS encoding HEAT repeat domain-containing protein gives MPSMPVRLDIIRALADIGPKAAAAVPTLKRFLASDVLMDNENREQESRTSGLWEGIHEVEIVKVWAAAALVKIVPNQPEAKAGFDFLVRKVREGPTNNTQAQSEAVEALSVIGNDAAIAVLIQALEIEDKSEWGTFRETVLKALGGIGPSAKAAIPALRKALIEKNPNRFGVPREAARALGEMGASAQIAIPDLDKLRASDDMWLREIAENAIRKLSTDKKKTNVTKE, from the coding sequence ATGCCCTCTATGCCCGTTCGTCTCGACATCATCCGGGCCCTGGCTGACATTGGTCCCAAAGCAGCAGCCGCAGTTCCAACATTGAAGCGGTTTCTGGCGAGTGACGTGCTTATGGACAACGAAAACAGGGAGCAAGAGAGTAGGACCTCTGGGCTCTGGGAGGGGATACACGAGGTTGAGATCGTCAAAGTCTGGGCAGCTGCTGCACTGGTAAAAATCGTCCCGAACCAACCGGAGGCCAAAGCAGGATTCGACTTTCTCGTTCGGAAGGTGCGCGAAGGTCCAACAAATAATACTCAAGCTCAGTCAGAGGCGGTGGAAGCCTTAAGTGTAATTGGCAACGATGCCGCCATAGCCGTGCTCATTCAGGCCCTCGAAATAGAAGATAAGTCGGAATGGGGAACATTTCGGGAGACAGTCTTAAAAGCACTGGGTGGCATCGGTCCCTCTGCCAAGGCAGCCATCCCCGCACTACGGAAGGCGTTAATCGAAAAGAACCCGAATCGTTTCGGCGTCCCACGTGAGGCCGCCCGCGCCTTGGGAGAAATGGGAGCATCGGCCCAAATAGCGATTCCGGATCTCGACAAGCTGCGCGCGTCAGACGATATGTGGCTGCGCGAGATTGCAGAGAATGCCATCCGGAAACTCTCGACAGACAAAAAGAAGACAAATGTCACAAAAGAATAA
- a CDS encoding transposase, whose translation MIFVDRHGTPVAIDTESARRSEVKLIEPLLEKITLQNRQPERLVYDKAADSDSLRKRLMEKNIDLICPHRKSRVKPPTQDGRKLPRFKRRWIVERSIAWLHNYRRIVTRWEYHDYLYESFVILGCLFTLLKRF comes from the coding sequence ATGATTTTTGTCGATCGTCACGGGACACCTGTGGCGATCGACACAGAATCGGCCCGTCGTAGCGAAGTCAAGCTGATCGAACCGCTGCTTGAAAAAATCACATTGCAAAATCGACAACCCGAGCGACTTGTTTATGACAAAGCCGCCGATTCGGACTCGTTGCGCAAACGGCTGATGGAAAAGAATATCGATCTGATCTGCCCGCATCGAAAATCGAGAGTCAAACCGCCGACGCAAGATGGTCGAAAGCTTCCACGCTTCAAACGACGTTGGATTGTGGAACGCAGTATTGCCTGGCTCCACAACTATCGTCGCATTGTCACGCGCTGGGAATATCACGATTACCTCTACGAAAGCTTTGTAATTCTTGGGTGTTTATTTACACTATTAAAAAGGTTTTGA